CATGTTCCTCGATCGGTTGGCGACGCATATACTGGCGTTTGAGGGCGACAGCCACGTGGAATGGTTCGAAGGCAATTTCGAGGACTATGAGCAAGACAAGATCCGCCGGCTGGGTCCTGAAAGCGTCAATCCGAAGCGGGTCACCTACAAGCGGCTGACGCGCTGAGGCCGTACTAGCCCCGGAGGGCAAGGAAGATGACAACGATCCTGATAACCGGTGTGGGCAGAGGCATTGGCCATCAGTTGGCGCGCCAATCGCTTGACAAGGGTTGGACTGTCATCGGTTCGGTTCGTGAGGCCTCTCACGCTGATCGGCTGAACGATCTTGCTGCGGACCGGTTCCGGCCTCTGGTGTTCGATGTGCGCGACGGCGCGGCGGTCGAGGCGGCCGCAAGCGGTGTCGATACGCCGATCGACATTCTGATCAACTGCTCCGGCATCATCGGGCCGGAGAGGCAATCCGTTCTCGATATGGATTTTGACGGATTTGCCGACACGCTGGCCGTCAACACGGTGGGGCCGCTGCGCATCATTCATGCCTTCCTGCCGCATATTCGCAGAAGCGAGCACGGACGTATCGTTACCCTGTCGAGTTATATGGGCTCGATGTCGCATACGAAATCGGACCGGATCGCCTACCGTGCATCCAAGGCGGCGGTGAATAAGGTGATGCAGGGGCTGTCAGGCGAGCTGCGTGCCGAGGGGATTGCCGTGGCAACCGCGCATCCGGGCTGGGTGCGCACTGATATGGGTGGAAACCTCGCCGATATCAGTGTCGAGGAGAGCGCCGGCGGTGTCCTTGAACTGTGCGAACAGCTCAATTTGTCCAATAGCGGACATTTCTGGAACTGGGACGGCGAGCATCTTTCCTGGTGATGCGGTGGCGGGTTTGATTGCGATCGCCCGGACGTTCTACCCATAGTTCGCATGCGACATTTTAAGTTGTTGTTGCGCCGCATGGTGAAATCATATAAAGATATGTTTATGTGATTTCGCAATCGGTGAGGACGTCATCCTGCCATGAGCGGGAAGCCGAGGAAGCGATGCTGGATAACAACAGGCTCAGTCTGGACAAAACCGTTGATGTGCTGAAGGCCGCCGGCGAACCGACCCGGCTTAGGGTGCTGGCGCTGTTGTTCGGCGGAGAACTGACGGTCACGGACCTGACCGAAATCCTCGGACAATCACAGCCGCGCATTTCCCGCCATCTGAAACTTCTGGCCGAAGCCGGCCTTGTCGAGCGGTTTCAGGAAGGGGCCTGGGCCTATTTTCGCCTGACCGGAGACGGTCTTGCGCACGCCTTGACCCGGAACATTGTCGACTCGGTTTCGCCTTCCGATGCGCTGCTGGCGCGCGACGCGGAAAGGCTGTTGGCGGTCAAGCGCGCGCGCGCCGAACGTGCGCAGGCCTATTTCAGCCGCAATGCGGCCGGGTGGGATCAGTTGCGCTCGCTGCATATCTCCGACGAGCAGGTGGAAAAGGCGCTGGTTGAAATGGTCGGCGAGCAGCCGTTCGATTCAATGCTGGACCTTGGAACCGGGACCGGGCGTATTCTCCAGCTCTTTTCTGCGCTTTACCGGCGCGGCGTCGGAGTCGACGCCAGCCGCGACATGCTGGCGATCGCCCGCACCAATATCGACGAGGCAGGGATCGGCCATGCTTCGGTGCGTCAGGCCGATATTCTCAATCTCCCGCTGCCGCGTGGGTCGTTCGATCTGATATCGATTCACCAGGTCCTGCATTTTCTGCAGCATCCCGAAGAAGCGATTTCCGAGGCAGCGCGGATGCTCAGCCCCGGCGGACGGATGATCATTGTCGATTTTGCGCCCCATGATTTTGAGTATCTTCGCGATGAGCATGCGCATATGCGGCTGGGCTTTTCGGCCGATACCGTTTCCGGC
This portion of the Hoeflea prorocentri genome encodes:
- a CDS encoding SDR family oxidoreductase; the encoded protein is MTTILITGVGRGIGHQLARQSLDKGWTVIGSVREASHADRLNDLAADRFRPLVFDVRDGAAVEAAASGVDTPIDILINCSGIIGPERQSVLDMDFDGFADTLAVNTVGPLRIIHAFLPHIRRSEHGRIVTLSSYMGSMSHTKSDRIAYRASKAAVNKVMQGLSGELRAEGIAVATAHPGWVRTDMGGNLADISVEESAGGVLELCEQLNLSNSGHFWNWDGEHLSW
- a CDS encoding ArsR/SmtB family transcription factor; the protein is MLDNNRLSLDKTVDVLKAAGEPTRLRVLALLFGGELTVTDLTEILGQSQPRISRHLKLLAEAGLVERFQEGAWAYFRLTGDGLAHALTRNIVDSVSPSDALLARDAERLLAVKRARAERAQAYFSRNAAGWDQLRSLHISDEQVEKALVEMVGEQPFDSMLDLGTGTGRILQLFSALYRRGVGVDASRDMLAIARTNIDEAGIGHASVRQADILNLPLPRGSFDLISIHQVLHFLQHPEEAISEAARMLSPGGRMIIVDFAPHDFEYLRDEHAHMRLGFSADTVSGWLRDAGLTVENVVALTPQDKAEKGLTVSIWLARDPRLVIANEQTSQEGVA